In Blastopirellula sediminis, the following proteins share a genomic window:
- a CDS encoding efflux RND transporter periplasmic adaptor subunit, with amino-acid sequence MTKTRSGESWINKWSILTAVILALVGVWLAFGRTAGKPVETVRPSHGPIAQYVDEQGKTRLPRTYDITMPLEGRIEAITLEPGDAVKKGETVARLVQSDLQNDLDEAQAAVQRLTASIAENADTTVEDTSKTQASHFVESMKATVEAAKSRMVAGQSRVDYANTFLGRVESLIPSRAKTEDELDQAQLRKVEAETDYQQDVLIFQAMKSIDAATMLLPTLVQQYIDRKDLTIAVLKQEKAEAEARLRQAKTNLERGTMTSPIDGVVLEREIVDEQQLSAGAALLSIGDLRELEVEADLLSQDAVNLRAGSRALIYGAAVGRTPEDGLEGVIERIRPAGFTKRSSLGVDQQRVKVIVRLRSGELEKVASDRTLGVDYRVQVRAIEQEKSDALTIPRACLFRAADGSWQVMAVRDGVARLVRVDVGLINDRLAEITANLGADEMVILAPESSLHDGDRVRAINND; translated from the coding sequence ATGACGAAAACGCGTTCCGGCGAAAGCTGGATTAACAAGTGGTCGATACTGACGGCGGTGATCCTGGCGCTGGTCGGAGTCTGGTTGGCGTTTGGCCGAACCGCCGGCAAACCGGTCGAAACGGTTCGCCCGTCGCATGGACCGATCGCACAGTACGTCGACGAGCAGGGGAAAACCCGGTTGCCTCGGACCTACGACATCACCATGCCGCTGGAAGGACGGATCGAAGCGATCACGCTGGAGCCTGGCGACGCCGTGAAAAAGGGGGAAACGGTCGCGCGCCTCGTGCAAAGCGATTTGCAGAACGATCTGGATGAGGCGCAAGCGGCCGTTCAACGACTGACCGCGTCGATTGCGGAAAACGCCGATACCACGGTCGAAGATACCAGCAAAACCCAGGCGTCCCACTTCGTCGAGTCGATGAAAGCGACCGTCGAAGCGGCCAAGTCGCGAATGGTCGCCGGCCAATCGCGCGTCGACTATGCGAACACGTTCCTGGGACGGGTCGAGAGCCTGATTCCGTCTCGCGCAAAAACGGAAGACGAACTTGATCAAGCGCAGCTGCGCAAGGTGGAGGCCGAAACCGACTATCAGCAGGACGTGCTGATCTTCCAAGCGATGAAGTCGATCGACGCCGCGACGATGCTGCTGCCAACCTTGGTGCAACAGTACATCGATCGCAAAGACTTGACGATCGCCGTCCTGAAACAGGAAAAAGCGGAAGCCGAAGCGCGACTCCGCCAAGCGAAAACGAACCTGGAGCGCGGCACCATGACGAGCCCAATCGACGGCGTCGTCCTGGAACGCGAGATCGTCGACGAACAGCAACTCTCGGCCGGTGCGGCGCTGCTCTCGATCGGCGATCTGCGTGAACTGGAAGTCGAAGCCGATCTGCTAAGTCAGGATGCGGTCAACCTGCGCGCCGGTTCGCGAGCGCTCATCTATGGCGCCGCGGTGGGACGAACGCCGGAAGATGGCCTGGAGGGAGTCATCGAACGAATTCGTCCCGCCGGATTCACGAAACGCAGCTCGCTCGGCGTCGATCAACAGCGGGTGAAAGTCATCGTCCGGCTGCGAAGCGGCGAACTCGAAAAGGTCGCCTCCGATCGGACGCTGGGTGTCGACTATCGCGTCCAGGTTCGCGCGATTGAACAAGAGAAAAGCGACGCACTGACGATCCCCCGCGCTTGTCTGTTTCGCGCCGCCGACGGCAGTTGGCAAGTGATGGCGGTACGCGACGGAGTCGCGCGGTTAGTCCGCGTTGACGTTGGCCTGATCAATGATCGCCTGGCCGAAATCACGGCCAATTTGGGAGCGGATGAAATGGTTATTTTGGCGCCAGAATCAAGCCTGCATGATGGGGATCGCGTGCGAGCGATCAATAACGACTAG
- a CDS encoding sulfatase, with the protein MHTFRPPVFVRLALAALLTTLTLTNFAAAAEKSPPNFVFFLVDDLGWADLGCYGSTYHETPNIDKLAGGGMKFTNGYAACPVCSPTRASIMTGRHPVRVDITDWIPGARNNKGRFKHIDDRDDLAPEETTIAETLHENNYQTFFAGKWHLGNEGNWPTEQGFDINIGGHDKGSPPGGYYSPWKNPVLQAKHDGEYLTERLTEESIHFLETHDKAKPFLLYLAYYNVHTPIQPYKKRVDHYQEKAQQFAGKTPVQAEGGGKSRMRQDNPEYASMVAAVDDSVGAILDALDRLSLADNTVVIFFSDNGGLCTVGNMGPTCNLPLRSGKGWLYEGGVREPMIIRAPGVTKPGSVCDTPVVSMDFFPTILSLAGLPAMPQLHVDGESLVPLLEGKEPTEARTFYWHYPHYHGSKWTPGASIRDGDWKLIEFYEDDRVELFNLAQDPGEQHDLSKSNPEKTAELRQKLKAWQTKMKAKMPQENPNYKKG; encoded by the coding sequence ATGCACACGTTCCGTCCCCCCGTTTTCGTTCGCCTTGCCCTGGCGGCATTACTGACGACGCTGACTCTTACCAATTTCGCCGCCGCGGCGGAAAAGAGCCCGCCGAACTTCGTCTTCTTTTTGGTCGATGATCTGGGCTGGGCTGATCTTGGTTGTTACGGCAGCACTTATCACGAGACGCCGAACATCGACAAGCTGGCCGGCGGCGGGATGAAGTTCACCAACGGTTATGCGGCGTGCCCCGTTTGCTCGCCGACGCGGGCCAGCATTATGACCGGCCGCCATCCGGTGCGGGTCGACATCACCGACTGGATCCCGGGCGCACGCAACAACAAGGGGCGTTTCAAACACATCGACGATCGCGATGACCTGGCGCCGGAAGAAACGACGATCGCCGAGACGCTGCACGAGAACAACTATCAAACCTTCTTCGCCGGCAAGTGGCACTTGGGGAACGAAGGGAACTGGCCGACCGAACAAGGGTTCGACATCAACATCGGTGGGCACGACAAAGGTTCGCCCCCTGGCGGTTACTACTCCCCTTGGAAGAATCCGGTGCTGCAGGCCAAGCATGACGGCGAGTACCTGACCGAACGACTGACCGAAGAGTCGATTCACTTCCTCGAAACGCACGACAAAGCGAAGCCGTTCCTCCTTTACCTCGCTTACTACAACGTCCACACGCCGATTCAGCCGTACAAGAAACGCGTCGATCACTACCAGGAAAAGGCGCAGCAGTTTGCAGGAAAGACGCCGGTTCAGGCCGAAGGGGGCGGCAAGTCGCGGATGCGGCAGGACAATCCCGAATATGCGTCGATGGTCGCCGCAGTCGACGACAGCGTTGGCGCAATTCTCGACGCACTCGATCGTTTGAGCCTGGCCGATAACACGGTCGTCATCTTCTTCTCCGACAACGGCGGTCTGTGCACTGTCGGCAACATGGGCCCGACCTGCAACTTGCCGCTCCGCAGCGGCAAAGGTTGGTTGTACGAAGGGGGCGTTCGCGAACCGATGATCATCCGGGCGCCCGGCGTCACCAAGCCGGGAAGCGTCTGCGATACGCCGGTCGTCAGCATGGACTTCTTCCCCACCATCCTGTCGCTGGCCGGACTGCCGGCGATGCCGCAGTTGCACGTCGACGGCGAAAGCCTCGTGCCGCTGCTGGAAGGAAAAGAGCCGACCGAAGCGCGAACCTTCTATTGGCACTATCCGCACTACCACGGCTCGAAATGGACGCCGGGGGCGTCGATTCGCGACGGCGACTGGAAGCTGATCGAGTTCTACGAAGACGACCGGGTCGAACTGTTCAACCTGGCCCAAGACCCCGGCGAACAGCACGACCTGAGCAAGTCGAACCCAGAGAAAACGGCCGAGCTGCGGCAGAAGCTGAAAGCCTGGCAGACGAAAATGAAGGCGAAAATGCCCCAAGAAAATCCCAACTATAAGAAAGGTTAG
- a CDS encoding GNAT family N-acetyltransferase — MSITIEPVVTRRQQKQFMQLAWDLYKGDPNWVPPLRQTQKEMLNFDPDPFYEHNEIQCFLALKDGKPVGRVAAIINNGHIERYKERRGFFGFFESINDQEVANALFDAARAWLKEHDILLVRGPTNPSLNHECGLLIEGFDSMPTFMMTYNHPYYPELIEGYGFRKVEDLYAYWGDLSMLESLDPKLKFVVDEAKRRFNPVLRPINRKKFSQEVRMFLEIYNKSLVATWGFVPMSDAEIDHMAKGLKHLLVPELTTVCEVDGKPVGAVFGLLDYNPIIKKIDGRLFPFGFLRLLWGKKSLKRVRLISTNVLPEFQRWGIGLVLLERLIPDGLKWGMQEAEFSWVLESNHLSRATLERGHAKKVKSYRIYDYAPTEPVKEEKK, encoded by the coding sequence ATGTCCATAACCATCGAACCGGTCGTAACGCGACGCCAACAAAAGCAATTCATGCAGCTCGCCTGGGACCTCTACAAGGGGGACCCCAATTGGGTACCGCCGCTGCGGCAGACCCAAAAGGAGATGCTGAACTTCGACCCGGATCCGTTTTACGAGCACAACGAGATCCAATGCTTCCTCGCGCTGAAGGATGGGAAACCGGTCGGTCGCGTCGCCGCGATCATCAACAACGGACACATTGAGCGCTACAAAGAACGGCGCGGCTTCTTCGGCTTCTTTGAGTCGATCAATGACCAGGAAGTCGCTAACGCGCTATTCGATGCGGCTCGCGCTTGGCTGAAGGAGCATGACATCCTGCTCGTCCGCGGACCGACCAACCCTTCGCTCAATCATGAGTGCGGGCTCTTGATCGAAGGCTTCGATTCGATGCCGACGTTCATGATGACCTACAATCATCCCTATTACCCGGAACTGATCGAAGGCTACGGCTTCCGCAAAGTCGAGGATCTGTACGCCTACTGGGGCGATCTCAGCATGCTCGAGTCGCTCGATCCGAAGCTGAAGTTCGTCGTTGATGAAGCGAAGCGTCGCTTTAACCCGGTCCTGCGTCCGATCAATCGGAAGAAGTTCTCGCAAGAAGTCCGGATGTTCCTCGAGATCTACAACAAGTCGCTGGTCGCGACCTGGGGCTTCGTGCCGATGTCGGACGCCGAAATCGACCACATGGCCAAGGGTCTCAAACATCTGCTTGTGCCGGAACTGACCACCGTCTGCGAAGTCGACGGCAAACCGGTCGGCGCCGTGTTCGGTCTGCTCGACTACAACCCGATCATCAAGAAGATCGACGGCCGGCTCTTTCCGTTCGGCTTCTTGCGTCTGTTGTGGGGCAAGAAGAGCCTGAAGCGCGTCCGCTTGATCAGCACCAACGTGCTGCCGGAATTCCAGCGCTGGGGCATTGGTCTCGTTCTATTGGAACGTCTGATTCCGGACGGCTTGAAATGGGGCATGCAAGAAGCGGAATTCTCTTGGGTGTTGGAAAGCAATCACCTGTCGCGAGCGACGCTCGAGCGCGGACATGCGAAGAAGGTGAAGTCGTATCGCATTTACGATTACGCGCCGACCGAACCGGTCAAAGAAGAAAAGAAATAG
- a CDS encoding DUF1328 domain-containing protein — MLSWAITFLVIALIAALLGFGGVAGMAAGIAKFLAVIFVIMFIVSLLVGGFRRPVV, encoded by the coding sequence ATGTTGAGCTGGGCTATTACGTTTTTGGTGATCGCGCTGATCGCCGCTTTGTTGGGTTTTGGGGGCGTCGCCGGTATGGCGGCTGGTATCGCGAAGTTTCTCGCGGTCATCTTTGTGATCATGTTCATCGTCAGCTTGCTGGTGGGCGGGTTCCGTCGTCCGGTCGTATAA
- a CDS encoding D-glycero-alpha-D-manno-heptose-1,7-bisphosphate 7-phosphatase, with amino-acid sequence MSNAGGALFLDRDGTINVEREYLSDPQQLELLPDAAAAIAAANQAKVPVIVVTNQSGVARGMFPESRIAQVHRRLDELLAQQGAAIDAYYYCPHHPKSASAVYRVNCQCRKPRAGMLFAAAAELGIDLRESVVIGDKASDLGLGPAAECQTILVRTGYGRETEQQLPAAVPSLIGRFDTLLPAVEYWLHSRLERSISAA; translated from the coding sequence ATGTCGAACGCTGGCGGCGCCCTGTTTTTAGATCGCGACGGCACCATTAACGTCGAACGCGAATATCTCTCCGATCCGCAGCAGCTCGAATTGCTGCCGGACGCCGCCGCCGCAATCGCCGCCGCCAACCAGGCCAAAGTGCCGGTGATCGTCGTCACCAACCAGTCGGGCGTCGCCCGGGGGATGTTTCCCGAGTCGCGAATCGCCCAGGTTCACCGCCGATTAGACGAACTGCTTGCCCAGCAGGGCGCCGCCATCGACGCCTATTACTACTGTCCGCACCATCCGAAGTCGGCCAGCGCCGTCTATCGGGTCAATTGCCAATGTCGCAAGCCGCGAGCCGGGATGCTGTTCGCCGCGGCCGCCGAACTCGGAATCGACCTGCGTGAAAGCGTGGTGATCGGCGACAAAGCGTCCGACCTTGGTCTCGGTCCCGCCGCCGAGTGCCAAACGATACTGGTCCGCACCGGTTACGGACGCGAAACCGAACAGCAACTTCCGGCGGCGGTTCCGTCGCTGATCGGGCGTTTTGACACGCTGCTGCCGGCCGTCGAATATTGGCTGCACTCCCGGCTGGAACGTTCGATCTCGGCGGCTTAG
- a CDS encoding ABC transporter ATP-binding protein, whose protein sequence is MASDTASNPQRSSIIRLDHVGRVFTMGEVKVEVLRDFSLDIYEGEFIAVVGPSGSGKSTILNLIGGLDQPTSGHILFRGEDLTTATNRRLTSYRRDHVGFVFQFYNLAPNLTARENVLTATEIVRDPADVDEVLEMVGLTDRADHFPAQLSGGEQQRVAIARAVAKNPSLLLCDEPTGALDYATGIKALRLLVDVNRRLGTTIVLITHNSAIAETADRVVHLRSGQISEMVIHEHPIAPEEVIW, encoded by the coding sequence ATGGCATCCGACACGGCCTCTAATCCGCAGCGCTCGTCGATCATCCGACTGGACCATGTCGGACGCGTCTTCACCATGGGGGAAGTGAAGGTCGAAGTGCTGCGCGACTTCAGTCTCGATATCTATGAGGGAGAATTCATCGCAGTCGTCGGTCCTAGCGGCAGCGGCAAGTCGACCATCCTGAATCTGATCGGCGGACTCGACCAACCGACCTCCGGGCACATTCTGTTTCGGGGAGAAGATCTGACCACGGCGACCAATCGCCGGCTGACCTCGTACCGCCGCGATCATGTCGGCTTCGTCTTTCAGTTCTATAACCTTGCGCCGAACCTGACCGCCCGCGAGAACGTCTTGACCGCGACCGAGATCGTCCGCGATCCGGCCGACGTCGACGAAGTGCTGGAGATGGTCGGGCTGACCGATCGCGCCGATCACTTTCCGGCGCAGCTTTCCGGCGGCGAACAACAGCGGGTCGCAATCGCGCGGGCGGTAGCCAAGAATCCAAGTCTGCTTCTCTGCGACGAACCGACCGGCGCGCTTGACTATGCAACCGGGATCAAGGCGCTGCGACTCCTCGTCGACGTCAATCGCCGCTTGGGAACGACGATCGTCCTGATCACCCACAACAGCGCCATCGCCGAAACGGCCGATCGCGTCGTTCACCTCCGCAGCGGCCAGATCAGCGAAATGGTGATCCATGAGCATCCGATCGCACCGGAAGAGGTGATCTGGTGA
- a CDS encoding ABC transporter permease — MLDRKLGRDLLQSRGLLLAIVSIMTLGIGLFVGMQSTYHSLSEAKQRYYANCRVADFWVDLKKLPLAEVDAVRRMEGIRQLQPRIQFAATVDLDNRVKPLNGLVIAMPEHRQPVLNDIMMVRGSYFTGRRENEVVINDKFAAANRISPGDWIHLLMNDRRQEFFVVGTAISAEFTYLLGPGALTPDPENFGVFYVPQRFAEDAYDFSGAANQLVGAVAPGTNLDRLLDDIELQLSPFGVFSATPLKDYTSNYYISNEIEQLATFATFLPSVFLAVAALVLNVLMTRLARQQRVVVGTFKAIGYSDWTLFIHFLKYGAAVGVAGSIGGSALGMLLTQGMTAQYQTLFQFPDLHADFFPATHLTGLAVSLFCSILGSLYGARSMLVLKPVEAMRSDPPKNSGRIWLEHFPWLWGQLSSPWRAALRGMFRNRVRTAVAIFASMTGASILVAGLMMYEATDYFIRVQFEEIIRSDIDLSFKDVVDQAAINELRRLPGADLAEPMFSVACTLENGVHTRRSAVMGIAPGASLTSPRNEAGEPIAVPEVGLTLDRQLANILNVGRGDLVVLRPVQGDQTPKTVPVAQICDGMFGLSCYADIHYLNKLRGEEFAASGAQLKVNPAPGVIDDLYRELKRMPAIESVNARIDMINNMRKTFVQAQLVMIFSIILFAGIIFFGSVLNATLINLSEREREAATLGAIGYTRWEIGAMFLRESMLANVIGTLLGFPLGYQLVVLMTFTIDKDLIRFPVVTAPWIYIAGIVASISFALLAHAVVQRRINTMNLLEALQVKE; from the coding sequence ATGCTCGATCGCAAACTGGGACGAGATCTCCTGCAATCGCGCGGGCTGCTGCTGGCGATCGTCAGCATCATGACGCTGGGAATTGGGCTCTTCGTCGGGATGCAATCGACTTACCACAGTTTGAGCGAAGCGAAACAGCGCTATTACGCCAACTGCCGCGTCGCCGATTTCTGGGTCGATCTGAAAAAACTGCCGCTGGCCGAAGTCGACGCAGTTCGTCGGATGGAAGGAATCCGGCAATTGCAGCCACGGATTCAATTTGCGGCGACGGTTGATCTCGATAACCGGGTCAAACCGCTTAACGGTTTGGTGATCGCGATGCCGGAGCACCGCCAACCGGTGCTGAACGACATCATGATGGTCCGCGGCAGCTATTTCACTGGACGCCGCGAAAACGAAGTGGTGATCAACGACAAGTTCGCCGCCGCTAATCGCATCTCGCCGGGCGACTGGATTCATCTGTTGATGAACGATCGCCGGCAAGAGTTTTTCGTGGTCGGCACGGCGATCAGCGCCGAGTTCACCTATCTGCTGGGACCGGGCGCTTTGACGCCGGACCCGGAAAACTTCGGGGTGTTTTACGTTCCGCAGCGTTTCGCAGAAGACGCGTATGACTTCTCCGGCGCTGCGAATCAACTGGTTGGCGCCGTCGCCCCTGGGACCAACTTGGATCGTTTGCTCGACGATATTGAACTACAGCTCAGCCCGTTCGGCGTTTTTTCTGCAACGCCGCTGAAGGACTACACGTCGAATTACTACATTTCCAACGAGATCGAACAATTGGCGACCTTCGCCACGTTTCTGCCGTCGGTCTTTCTCGCGGTCGCCGCCCTGGTGCTGAACGTGCTGATGACGCGGCTTGCGCGACAACAGCGCGTGGTAGTCGGCACGTTCAAAGCGATCGGCTACAGCGACTGGACGTTGTTCATCCACTTTCTCAAGTATGGCGCGGCAGTCGGCGTCGCCGGCTCGATTGGCGGATCGGCGCTGGGGATGCTATTGACCCAGGGAATGACCGCCCAATATCAGACGTTATTTCAATTCCCCGATCTGCACGCCGACTTCTTTCCGGCGACCCATTTGACCGGCCTGGCGGTCAGCTTATTCTGCTCGATCCTTGGTTCGCTCTATGGCGCTCGCTCGATGCTGGTTTTGAAGCCGGTCGAAGCGATGCGGAGCGATCCGCCGAAAAACTCGGGCCGCATCTGGTTGGAACACTTCCCTTGGCTATGGGGCCAGCTCTCGTCGCCGTGGCGAGCTGCGCTGCGCGGGATGTTTCGCAATCGCGTGCGGACCGCGGTGGCGATCTTTGCGTCGATGACCGGCGCGTCGATTCTGGTCGCAGGCCTGATGATGTACGAAGCGACCGACTATTTCATTCGTGTGCAATTTGAAGAGATTATCCGGAGCGATATCGACCTCTCGTTTAAAGACGTCGTCGACCAGGCGGCGATCAACGAACTGCGACGACTCCCCGGCGCCGACCTGGCCGAACCGATGTTCAGTGTCGCTTGTACGCTCGAAAACGGCGTACACACGCGCCGTAGCGCCGTGATGGGAATCGCACCTGGCGCGAGCCTGACTTCTCCACGCAACGAGGCAGGCGAACCGATCGCAGTGCCGGAAGTTGGTCTGACTCTCGATCGGCAGTTGGCGAATATCCTGAATGTCGGCCGGGGCGATTTGGTCGTTCTTCGTCCGGTGCAGGGGGATCAAACGCCGAAGACCGTTCCGGTCGCCCAGATTTGCGACGGGATGTTCGGGCTGAGTTGCTACGCCGACATTCATTATCTGAACAAGCTGCGCGGAGAAGAATTCGCCGCCAGCGGCGCACAGCTGAAGGTCAATCCGGCGCCAGGGGTCATTGATGATCTTTATCGCGAGCTGAAGCGAATGCCGGCGATCGAATCGGTCAACGCGCGGATCGACATGATTAACAACATGCGGAAGACGTTCGTTCAGGCGCAATTGGTGATGATCTTCTCGATTATCCTGTTCGCCGGGATCATCTTCTTCGGCAGCGTTTTGAACGCCACGCTAATCAATCTTTCCGAACGGGAACGAGAAGCGGCGACGCTCGGAGCAATTGGCTACACGCGCTGGGAAATCGGCGCGATGTTCTTGCGCGAAAGCATGTTGGCTAATGTGATCGGCACGCTGCTCGGCTTTCCGCTCGGCTATCAACTGGTCGTCTTGATGACGTTTACGATTGATAAGGACCTGATCCGCTTTCCGGTCGTCACGGCGCCCTGGATTTACATTGCGGGAATCGTCGCCTCGATTTCGTTCGCCCTCTTGGCCCATGCGGTCGTGCAGCGGCGAATCAACACCATGAATTTGCTTGAAGCGCTTCAAGTGAAGGAATAA
- a CDS encoding tetratricopeptide repeat protein produces MAEQEKIESRILELSQAIENDPTNTDTLYELGRALESIGRFEEALSRFESIVLLEPEDHESIHAIGILNLQLGRNSAAILSLRKATELWENQPDYFADLGDALYSSGNVQGAKDAYETAQSLALPNEEICERIRTALMKC; encoded by the coding sequence ATGGCCGAACAGGAGAAGATTGAGAGTCGGATCTTAGAGCTTTCTCAAGCGATTGAGAACGATCCGACCAATACTGATACGCTCTACGAATTGGGGCGAGCGTTGGAGTCAATCGGGAGGTTCGAGGAAGCTTTATCGAGATTTGAGTCGATTGTTCTCTTGGAGCCGGAGGACCATGAGTCAATTCATGCAATTGGAATACTCAACTTGCAACTGGGAAGAAACTCAGCGGCGATCTTGAGCCTCAGAAAAGCGACCGAGTTGTGGGAAAATCAGCCGGATTACTTTGCCGATCTCGGAGATGCCCTGTACAGTTCTGGAAATGTGCAAGGTGCAAAGGACGCTTATGAGACGGCACAATCTCTTGCTCTCCCCAATGAGGAGATTTGTGAACGAATCCGAACGGCACTAATGAAGTGCTAG
- a CDS encoding potassium channel family protein → MHQPNPSLETPCTELADGERQTSGPTTYPAVIFLVALLLLISLSPILEETTLGALIESLVLTFVLVAAVPAVGGSWRTTQIAGLLALPAIAGKWLHFLSPSSVPPHLFLAAAIIFAVFIAAHHLRFILWAPEVDTQVLCAGVSTFLVIGLLWAFGYLLLDAFTPNAFTVSTQADPSDRLNGFDAVYFSFGMLCGVSFGEITPATNVARMMAVIESMMSLFYFAILISRIVALHTERASGQS, encoded by the coding sequence ATGCACCAACCCAATCCGTCCCTTGAGACGCCGTGCACGGAACTTGCTGATGGTGAGCGGCAGACTTCGGGCCCCACGACCTACCCGGCCGTGATCTTCCTGGTTGCACTTTTGCTGTTGATCAGCCTTTCGCCGATTCTGGAAGAGACGACGCTGGGGGCGTTGATCGAGTCGCTGGTGCTGACCTTTGTGCTCGTCGCCGCTGTCCCGGCGGTTGGCGGGAGTTGGCGAACCACGCAAATCGCCGGCTTATTGGCCTTGCCGGCCATCGCCGGTAAATGGTTGCATTTTCTTTCGCCAAGCAGCGTTCCGCCCCATTTGTTTTTAGCGGCGGCAATCATTTTCGCCGTGTTTATCGCCGCGCATCACTTGCGATTCATTCTGTGGGCGCCGGAAGTCGACACCCAAGTCTTGTGCGCCGGCGTTTCCACGTTTCTGGTGATCGGGCTCCTCTGGGCGTTCGGCTATTTGTTATTGGACGCGTTTACTCCCAACGCCTTTACGGTCAGCACCCAAGCGGATCCGAGCGACCGGCTCAATGGATTCGACGCCGTCTATTTCAGCTTCGGCATGCTCTGCGGCGTCTCGTTCGGAGAAATCACGCCGGCAACCAATGTGGCGCGCATGATGGCGGTGATCGAATCGATGATGTCCCTGTTCTATTTCGCGATTCTCATTTCCCGCATCGTGGCGCTGCACACCGAACGAGCGAGCGGGCAAAGCTGA
- a CDS encoding PQQ-binding-like beta-propeller repeat protein: protein MKISRLVGLGIVFFAAAGALQAGDWLHWRGPQDLGIAEPGQNPPAEFSDSENVVWKTAVPGRGHSSPTIIGDKVILTTADKEKQTQSVLCFDRKTGKELWATVVNSGGLPREIHSKNTHASPTVACDGKELFAVFNNNDSVQLAALDLNGKLLWKKQGPFLPEQYKFGYAPSPLLYDNLVILAAEYEKGYIVALNKKNGSIAWKIDRPQISFSSPIVAKIGGRDQMLISGLGKVSSFDPKTGKLLWAVDGPAVATCGTLVWLGDTVFASGGYPEKETIAVKADGSGKVLWRQGVKCYEQSMLASDGYVYAVTDEGIAYCWNAETGEEMWKRRLGGSVSSSPTLVGDKIYLFNERGKCFVFKANPEKFELLAENQLGDEAFASPSFCEGQMFMRTADSSSGTRLETLYCIGQ, encoded by the coding sequence ATGAAAATCTCGCGACTGGTCGGTCTCGGTATCGTCTTCTTCGCTGCGGCGGGCGCCTTACAGGCCGGCGATTGGCTCCATTGGCGCGGCCCGCAAGATCTAGGGATCGCCGAACCGGGACAAAACCCGCCGGCCGAGTTCAGCGATAGCGAGAACGTCGTTTGGAAAACCGCGGTTCCTGGCCGCGGGCACTCTTCTCCCACCATCATCGGCGACAAGGTGATCCTGACCACCGCCGACAAAGAAAAACAGACGCAGTCGGTCCTCTGCTTCGATCGCAAAACAGGCAAGGAGCTCTGGGCGACCGTGGTCAACAGCGGCGGACTGCCGCGCGAGATCCACTCGAAGAACACGCACGCTTCGCCGACGGTCGCGTGCGACGGCAAGGAGCTGTTCGCCGTCTTCAACAACAACGACTCGGTGCAACTCGCGGCGCTCGACTTGAACGGCAAACTCCTTTGGAAGAAGCAGGGGCCGTTTCTGCCGGAGCAATACAAGTTCGGCTACGCTCCTTCGCCGCTTTTGTACGACAACCTGGTGATTCTGGCCGCGGAGTACGAAAAAGGGTACATTGTCGCGCTTAACAAGAAGAATGGTTCGATCGCGTGGAAGATTGATCGCCCGCAGATCAGCTTCTCTTCGCCGATCGTCGCCAAGATCGGCGGCCGCGATCAGATGCTGATCAGCGGTCTCGGCAAGGTGAGCAGCTTTGATCCGAAGACCGGCAAGCTGCTCTGGGCGGTTGACGGTCCGGCGGTCGCAACTTGCGGCACCCTGGTCTGGCTGGGCGATACCGTCTTCGCCAGCGGCGGCTATCCCGAGAAAGAAACGATCGCCGTCAAAGCGGACGGCTCGGGCAAGGTGTTGTGGCGGCAAGGGGTGAAGTGCTACGAGCAGTCGATGCTCGCGTCCGACGGTTACGTCTATGCGGTCACCGACGAAGGCATCGCCTATTGCTGGAACGCCGAGACCGGCGAAGAGATGTGGAAGCGCCGTTTGGGCGGTTCGGTCAGCTCGTCCCCGACGCTGGTCGGCGACAAGATCTACTTGTTCAACGAACGGGGAAAATGCTTCGTCTTCAAGGCGAACCCGGAGAAGTTCGAGCTACTCGCCGAAAACCAGCTCGGCGACGAAGCGTTCGCGTCCCCTTCGTTCTGCGAAGGGCAAATGTTCATGCGAACCGCCGATTCGAGCAGCGGAACGCGACTGGAAACGCTCTACTGCATCGGGCAGTAA